The following proteins come from a genomic window of Triticum aestivum cultivar Chinese Spring chromosome 6A, IWGSC CS RefSeq v2.1, whole genome shotgun sequence:
- the LOC123127606 gene encoding ribosomal RNA small subunit methyltransferase nep-1, which yields MGRPYAVKGKKKRKLEGGEASRAPPVDAEAVEQEVKENEEVMEGEAAAEEAFAEEVGEGIPIVPRPVDSKRRPGAIFVLERACLEVGKVGKGMQILNSDDHANYLRKQNRNPADYRPDIIHQALLAIFDSPLTKAGRLQAVYVRTEKGVLFEIKPHVRMPRTFKRFCGLMSQLLQKLSITAVGKREKLLNVIKNPVTQYLPVGVRKIGLSYSAEKAVNLFDYVAKSNDDEPLVFVVGAMAHGKVDKEYSDDYIQISGYPLSAACCLNRICSALEQKWNIQ from the exons ATGGGGCGGCCGTACGCAGTGAAGGGGAAGAAGAAGCGGAAGCTGGAAGGCGGCGAAGCCTCGCGCGCCCCTCCGGTCGACGCCGAGGCGGTGGAGCAAGAGGTGAAGGAAAATGAGGAGGTGatggagggggaggcggcggcagAGGAAGCTTTTGCCGAGGAGGTGGGGGAGGGGATCCCCATCGTGCCCCGCCCGGTCGACAGTAAGCGGCGGCCGGGCGCTATCTTCGTACTTGAGAGGGCCTGCCTCGAGGTCGGCAAAGTCGGCAAG GGTATGCAAATCTTGAATTCGGATGATCACGCAAACTATTTAAGGAAGCAGAATCGCAATCCAGCTGATTACAGGCCTGATATCATTCACCAG GCACTACTAGCAATATTTGATAGCCCTCTAACTAAGGCTGGGAGGTTACAAGCTGTTTATGTTAGGACTGAAAAGGGAGTGTTGTTTGAAATCAAGCCTCATGTTCGCATGCCACGGACATTCAAACGTTTCTGTGGCTTGATGT CACAGTTATTGCAAAAGCTGAGCATCACGGCAGTTGGGAAGCGCGAGAAGCTCCTTAATGTTATTAAAAATCCTGTTACCCAGTATCTACCTGTTGGCGTACGGAAAATTG GCCTTTCATATAGTGCGGAGAAGGCAGTTAATTTGTTTGACTATGTTGCTAAGTCCAATGATGATGAACCTCTTGTGTTTGTG GTTGGTGCCATGGCCCATGGAAAGGTTGACAAGGAATACTCAGATGATTACATACAGA TTAGCGGTTACCCTCTCAGTGCTGCCTGCTGCCTGAATCGAATATGCAGTGCCTTGGAGCAGAAATGGAACATCCAGTGA